CCCACCCTCGTATCGGATAAAATCGATTTAATCAGTATGCACGGCCTGAACCAGTACCTCCCGTACCTTGAGCGTCCGGTGTCGTTGCTCCGCGACAGAAAGATTTCGCAGGAACGCCTGATGGGGTATATCTCCGAACAGTTCCTCAAGAAATCGATAGGGGAGAACGAGACAGTTCTCGAGTACCGCGATAACGGGCGTTCGATGGGAATGATTCATCTCAGTATCGATAAACTATCGATGAGCACCCTGAATGTGAGTACTCCCGTGTATAAGATAGCCGACCTGATTGTGATGGACGAGAATACCGGCATGGAAATCGGTGAAAAGTTACTGGAGGATATTCAGAACCGGATGGGGGAATACCTGATGTTGGAAATGTGGGTGGAGCCGTCGCAGACCCGGTTGATCGAATCGCTTGAAAAGACGGGATTCCACCTTTGTTACTCCGGCGTCAGCCTGCATCGATGGAAACGGGAATCCTTATAAGGGAAGTTCTAACAACTCTCCCAGAGATAACAAAATCACCTGTTCTTTCTTTCCCCC
This region of Brevinematales bacterium genomic DNA includes:
- a CDS encoding GNAT family N-acetyltransferase encodes the protein MTIRQSEEKDIPRLIELSFLFDYSPFTIDKKFRALSPDFYPTFADDMIRKKSSVNIVAEGDEGIIGYITVGMNEALSKAIGKKIGNIYLLSVEPTYRDKGIGRFLVEKGCGVLYTYGADLVTVGTDLYNIPAIHVYESNGFRSAMFWHIYRYYPDTPRDPTLVSDKIDLISMHGLNQYLPYLERPVSLLRDRKISQERLMGYISEQFLKKSIGENETVLEYRDNGRSMGMIHLSIDKLSMSTLNVSTPVYKIADLIVMDENTGMEIGEKLLEDIQNRMGEYLMLEMWVEPSQTRLIESLEKTGFHLCYSGVSLHRWKRESL